Proteins from one Nomia melanderi isolate GNS246 chromosome 3, iyNomMela1, whole genome shotgun sequence genomic window:
- the LOC116432545 gene encoding uncharacterized protein LOC116432545 isoform X1 codes for MGRARSCAPRACVSGSPPSRSLLNLPRRDANFSPFLSRTTMNRCAGCLLFLISCILASDRRASSDEKFLSRKRRYVVFPEGSTFSIALCMTMHTLTPDDIFTEGVNWGISYDLPNESKPILEPFLQLRNDRIKPANKYDGYGTNDKNAVAYPGWNSFQKYSSFKPGKRKYYKPDYYYLQRRHRRDLYSKLETIMNAMNFDGRTCVLRALCEASQRLMPKGNTLVEEMMRISFSFPLKRLFSSEPEEHRTYGSAHKAGHEGQDCASMFAGCSFSLIDMALGKYDAARTRDLRFPSGYATVNDMVRSSGEWTRYNMK; via the exons ATGGGCCGCGCACGCAGTTGCGCGCCCCGTGCCTGTGTATCTGGGTCACCTCCTTCGAGGAGCCTTTTGAATCTCCCTCGAAGGGACGCTAACTTTTCACCTTTTCTTTCCAGAACAACCATGAATCGGTGCGCAGGTTGCCTCCTCTTTTTAATATCGTGCATCCTTGCAAGCGATCGCCGAGCCAGCTCGGATGAGAAATTCCTGTCGCGGAAGAGGCGTTACGTTGTTTTTCCAGAAGGCTCGACGTTCTCC ATCGCACTTTGCATGACCATGCACACTTTGACGCCGGACGACATTTTTACGGAAGGCGTAAACTGGGGTATCTCGTACGATTTACCGAACGAGAGCAAGCCGATCCTCGAGCCGTTTCTTCAGCTCAGGAACGATCGAATCAAACCTGCTAATAAGTACGACGGTTACGGAACCAACGACAAAAACGCTGTCGCCTATCCTGGATGGAACAGCTTCCAGAAGTACTCGAGTTTCAAGCCTGGcaaacgaaaatattataaaccggATTACTATTATCTGCAGAGGAGGCATCGCAGGGACCTTTACAGTAAACTAGAAACCATCATGAACGC GATGAACTTCGACGGAAGAACATGCGTGCTTCGAGCGCTCTGCGAGGCCTCCCAGCGACTGATGCCGAAAGGGAACACTCTCGTGGAGGAGATGATGAGGATATCGTTCTC GTTCCCTTTGAAGCGGCTGTTCTCATCCGAGCCGGAGGAGCACCGTACGTACGGCTCGGCTCATAAAGCGGGCCACGAGGGCCAAGATTGCGCCAGCATGTTCGCCGGATGCAGTTTCTCCCTCATCGACATGGCCCTCGGGAAATACGACGCGGCACGGACACGGGATCTACGATTTCCGTCCGGATACGCCACAGTCAACGACATGGTGCGCTCTTCCGGGGAGTGGACGAGATACAACATGAAGTAA
- the LOC116432545 gene encoding uncharacterized protein LOC116432545 isoform X2, whose translation MNRCAGCLLFLISCILASDRRASSDEKFLSRKRRYVVFPEGSTFSIALCMTMHTLTPDDIFTEGVNWGISYDLPNESKPILEPFLQLRNDRIKPANKYDGYGTNDKNAVAYPGWNSFQKYSSFKPGKRKYYKPDYYYLQRRHRRDLYSKLETIMNAMNFDGRTCVLRALCEASQRLMPKGNTLVEEMMRISFSFPLKRLFSSEPEEHRTYGSAHKAGHEGQDCASMFAGCSFSLIDMALGKYDAARTRDLRFPSGYATVNDMVRSSGEWTRYNMK comes from the exons ATGAATCGGTGCGCAGGTTGCCTCCTCTTTTTAATATCGTGCATCCTTGCAAGCGATCGCCGAGCCAGCTCGGATGAGAAATTCCTGTCGCGGAAGAGGCGTTACGTTGTTTTTCCAGAAGGCTCGACGTTCTCC ATCGCACTTTGCATGACCATGCACACTTTGACGCCGGACGACATTTTTACGGAAGGCGTAAACTGGGGTATCTCGTACGATTTACCGAACGAGAGCAAGCCGATCCTCGAGCCGTTTCTTCAGCTCAGGAACGATCGAATCAAACCTGCTAATAAGTACGACGGTTACGGAACCAACGACAAAAACGCTGTCGCCTATCCTGGATGGAACAGCTTCCAGAAGTACTCGAGTTTCAAGCCTGGcaaacgaaaatattataaaccggATTACTATTATCTGCAGAGGAGGCATCGCAGGGACCTTTACAGTAAACTAGAAACCATCATGAACGC GATGAACTTCGACGGAAGAACATGCGTGCTTCGAGCGCTCTGCGAGGCCTCCCAGCGACTGATGCCGAAAGGGAACACTCTCGTGGAGGAGATGATGAGGATATCGTTCTC GTTCCCTTTGAAGCGGCTGTTCTCATCCGAGCCGGAGGAGCACCGTACGTACGGCTCGGCTCATAAAGCGGGCCACGAGGGCCAAGATTGCGCCAGCATGTTCGCCGGATGCAGTTTCTCCCTCATCGACATGGCCCTCGGGAAATACGACGCGGCACGGACACGGGATCTACGATTTCCGTCCGGATACGCCACAGTCAACGACATGGTGCGCTCTTCCGGGGAGTGGACGAGATACAACATGAAGTAA